A genomic stretch from Apodemus sylvaticus chromosome 12, mApoSyl1.1, whole genome shotgun sequence includes:
- the LOC127697330 gene encoding LOW QUALITY PROTEIN: ubiquitin-conjugating enzyme E2 D2-like (The sequence of the model RefSeq protein was modified relative to this genomic sequence to represent the inferred CDS: substituted 2 bases at 2 genomic stop codons): protein MWPNDSPYQGGVIFLTIHCPTDCLFKLHKVSFTTKIYHPNINSNGSICLDILQSXLSPALFXKYFCPSVLCCSITNPDDSLVPEIAQIYKTDREKSNRIEQEWTQEYVV, encoded by the coding sequence atgtggcCAAATGACAGTCCCTATCAGGGTGGAGTAATTTTCTTGACAATTCATTGCCCAACAGACTGCCTCTTTAAACTACATAAGGTTTCATTTACAACAAAAATTTACCATCCAAATATTAACAGTAATGGCAGCATTTGTCTTGATATTCTACAATCATAGTTGTCTCCAGCActattttaaaagtacttttgcCCATCTGTTCTCTGTTGTTCAATCACCAATCCAGATGATTCTTTGGTGCCTGAGATTGCTCAGATCTACAAAACAGATAGAGAAAAGTCCAACAGAATAGAGCAGGAATGGACTCAGGAGTATGTGGTTTAA